In Uranotaenia lowii strain MFRU-FL chromosome 2, ASM2978415v1, whole genome shotgun sequence, one genomic interval encodes:
- the LOC129748310 gene encoding general odorant-binding protein 56d-like, with protein MKFLIAAVSLALIAGSLAVTDEEKAQAKQLAEHCMKETGTSEESVKRLRNGDTSDADDNTKCFVQCFFQGAGFVDADGNIQEDHLTEKLASEYDREKAEELVQKCKNNAGANPCERSFALLECYIENRASLV; from the coding sequence ATGAAATTCTTGATCGCCGCCGTTTCTTTGGCCTTGATTGCCGGAAGTTTGGCCGTTACCGATGAAGAGAAAGCACAGGCTAAGCAGCTGGCCGAACATTGTATGAAGGAAACGGGCACATCGGAAGAATCGGTCAAACGTCTGCGCAATGGAGATACCTCGGATGCCGATGACAACACCAAGTGCTTCGTACAGTGCTTCTTCCAGGGTGCCGGATTCGTTGATGCCGACGGTAACATCCAGGAAGACCATCTCACAGAGAAGCTCGCCAGCGAATACGATCGTGAGAAGGCTGAAGAACTGGTGCAGAAGTGTAAGAACAACGCTGGAGCAAACCCATGCGAGCGGTCATTTGCCCTGCTCGAGTGTTACATCGAAAACCGGGCTAGTCTTGTCTAA